Part of the Candidatus Chlorohelix allophototropha genome, TATAACCGGAAATATACTCAATACCGTGAGTGAGTTGCGCAAACGAGGCGTGGAATTCATTACTGTGCCTGAGTCTTATTATGCTGAACTCGAAGAAAGGGTAGGGAACATCAAAGAGCCTCTAGAAGAGGTCAAGCGACTTGGCTTGTTGGTTGATCGGGATGATTCAGGCTATTTGCTTCAGATTTTTACCCGACCTTTGCAAGATCGCCCCACCTTCTTTATTGAAATTATCCAGCGACATCATGCCCGTAGTTTCGGTAAGGGTAATTTCAAGGCATTATTCGAAGCTATTGAACGTGATCAAGCGCTTAGAGGCAATCTTTAAGCCGTTAGAAAGGAGCAAGTTAGTATGAAAACTCCTCGTATGATTCATCATGCCGCTTATATGACTTGGAATATGCCCGAAACTATCAAGTTCTATACCGAGGTACTCAAGTTTAAACTGGTCGAGCATTTTGAGGAAGAGCGGTTGCCGAGCACCGGCGACCCGTTCCCCTATTTTCATGCTTTTTTTGAATTGCCGGATGGCAGTGTAATTGCTTTTTTTGAGGTTCCCAGCTTGCCAAACCCTGAGCCGCGTGGGGCAATAGACAAACTATTCGTGCATCTCGCTTTTGTAGTGGACAGCCTCGAAGATTTATATACGGCGAAGGCTGAATTGGAAAAATGCGGGCACTCGGTTGTAGGCATAACTGACCATAGTGCTTTTAAGTCCATCTACTTCTATGACCCGAATGGGCTTCGGCTTGAATTTGCCTGCCAAGTACGTGCCTTGACCGAAGAGGATTCCCACCGAGCGTATCAGGCTGCCGCAGAATGGGCTATCAAGCGCGAGAAAATTCTGATGGCAAAGGCATAAACAGAGGATAGGTTAAATACTTCGAGCAGCTTGGCAGAAATGCTAAGCTGCTCTTTTGTTATTAGTGAGTAAGATAATCATCAGAATAGTATTCGGGTGGTGGTGGCGATTTTACTGATCGAATTTGTCTATAATACTTAGATTGAAAAGGTGGCAATGTTATATCGAAAAAATTGTTATCTTTTGCAGATTCCAATGCTCTTTGTCGGTCGGCTTTGCGGCGGGCGTGTCTTGTTGTATAAAAGATCAAGAAAAATAGAATCACCAGCGTCAATACCCCACCGCCAAAAAACATTTCCCAGCGCAGCCCGCTAACCGTAACACTGTTTATTTTATCACTGGAAAGAAAAGCACTGACCTTGCCGCTAAGTAGAGGAGTAGGTAATGTTATGGGTTTACCGATAATATTGTTATGCCACTGTTGCTCAATCTCGGAAAAGGATACTCCATAGGTTGCTTTGAAAGCATCGTTGAAGGCTTTAGTACGCAACTGATCTAGCAGGTTGATGAATGCAGCATCTCCCAACTTATTTATTAAAAAGGTAATGAAGCTTACACTTTGCGCATAAGCCAGTTCTGCCAGTTTTGAATCAACCGGAAATCCGTGTGTTATTGAATCGAATCCTAAAAGGGTATTGTTCTGTACTGCATCTTTAACTATTTTTAGATAATTCGGATTTTGGGTATTCTGGTTGAATACCGCAAAGCCCTCATCGAACCAGTGTGGTACGCTTTTGCGTACAAACTGATAAAGCGCCATATGAGCCATTTCATGAGGTATGCCATAGCCGATATATTGGCTGGCGTTGCTATCCAGTGCTGCAATTAGCAGCACCTCCCCCGTTTCAGGATATGCAACCCCACCTGCCCATGCTGGTATTCGCCCATCCACCGCTTCAAAGAAATCACTATCGCTGGCGTAAATCGAAATGTAGATATGATCTGAGATAATCATATTGAAACGCTTTTCATTAGTAGCCAGTGAATCGGTGGCAACATTATACATTAGGTTCCCATAGCTGTTATCACCCGAATACCAGCGAATAGTGACGTTTTTCCCTTCAAGTTGGTTCCAAGTTTTAGTATCTTGGTAAACAACAATGTTTTGGTTAGAAATGGCGTGCGCCCCATTATCGAGGGTTAAATCCCAGCTATATAATAGGGGTATACCGGTGGGCATATTGGTACTATTATGCAGGACAGTATAATCTGCATTAACCTGCGTTCCGGTTTGTATATCAACCGAATAAGTGCGCTCGGTTCCTTGTCGCCCAAACCTTACCTTTAACTCAAGTTTGTCAGATAAAGCGTTGGATACCTGTGCTTTAAGGTTGAATTTAACACCCACTTTGTAACGTGCTTGGGCGGATGTATCGGTAAATTCTACCACCGGAGTTTTTACTTGCGCCAGTGCGGGCGGCGCTGTAAATAGAATCAGGACATTGTAAAGCACTAAAATAGTGATGGCGAAAACAAAAGGATAGCTTTTGTGAGGATATATTAATGATTTCAACTCTTAGCTCCCGATAACAGGCAAATAAGGAATATTCATGGAAATGCGTCGGGGAATTGAGTCGCCATCTTCACCAGACCCATTCTTGACCGCCATCACCACTACACTCATATCATCCGCAGGTCTTCGCTGGTCATAACTTATTGCCAATTCAAGTAAGGCATCAGCGCAGCTTTGAGCATTTGCATCTTCCTGAGAGATTAGGTTGGTAATTACGGTTGGTAGGTCAATTGATTTATTATAACGCGATCCTGCCCCAGTAATCCCATCGGTGAAAGCGAAAGCCCACCAACCGGGTTCGAGCGGGTACTCATATATATGGGGGCGAGTACGTGGATAAATTCCAATAGGGGTGACTTCTAGTTTCAATGTTACTAATTCTGACGCGGTTTTTTCGGACGGGCGGACTACATAGGCTGGTATGGGGTTGTTACAGGTTATAACCATTGTATTGGTGGCGAAATCGGCTGATAGTATATTTAAGGTGGCTGAGACTTGCCCATATCGTAACGAATATAGGTAATCGCTGGCGGCTCGCGCCGCAACGCCATCTCGTGCCCCATCCTTGATTAAGGAAAGACATTTTCCCGCCACAAGGTTGCTTATAGCTTTA contains:
- a CDS encoding VOC family protein — translated: MKTPRMIHHAAYMTWNMPETIKFYTEVLKFKLVEHFEEERLPSTGDPFPYFHAFFELPDGSVIAFFEVPSLPNPEPRGAIDKLFVHLAFVVDSLEDLYTAKAELEKCGHSVVGITDHSAFKSIYFYDPNGLRLEFACQVRALTEEDSHRAYQAAAEWAIKREKILMAKA
- a CDS encoding peptidase MA family metallohydrolase — its product is MKSLIYPHKSYPFVFAITILVLYNVLILFTAPPALAQVKTPVVEFTDTSAQARYKVGVKFNLKAQVSNALSDKLELKVRFGRQGTERTYSVDIQTGTQVNADYTVLHNSTNMPTGIPLLYSWDLTLDNGAHAISNQNIVVYQDTKTWNQLEGKNVTIRWYSGDNSYGNLMYNVATDSLATNEKRFNMIISDHIYISIYASDSDFFEAVDGRIPAWAGGVAYPETGEVLLIAALDSNASQYIGYGIPHEMAHMALYQFVRKSVPHWFDEGFAVFNQNTQNPNYLKIVKDAVQNNTLLGFDSITHGFPVDSKLAELAYAQSVSFITFLINKLGDAAFINLLDQLRTKAFNDAFKATYGVSFSEIEQQWHNNIIGKPITLPTPLLSGKVSAFLSSDKINSVTVSGLRWEMFFGGGVLTLVILFFLIFYTTRHARRKADRQRALESAKDNNFFDITLPPFQSKYYRQIRSVKSPPPPEYYSDDYLTH
- a CDS encoding SpoIIE family protein phosphatase — encoded protein: MLEVQIATAKVNKYASRESGDTLEIVEKPGMAGGFTAILVDGQGSGRAAKAISNLVAGKCLSLIKDGARDGVAARAASDYLYSLRYGQVSATLNILSADFATNTMVITCNNPIPAYVVRPSEKTASELVTLKLEVTPIGIYPRTRPHIYEYPLEPGWWAFAFTDGITGAGSRYNKSIDLPTVITNLISQEDANAQSCADALLELAISYDQRRPADDMSVVVMAVKNGSGEDGDSIPRRISMNIPYLPVIGS